One window from the genome of Corynebacterium sp. SCR221107 encodes:
- the pepN gene encoding aminopeptidase N, which yields MHETSSTISLARATERGQSLRMSSQSIALDLREMASSPTFGVETLLHLVTRTPTLTIDFLGESVEHVEVDGTPHPFAYDGAVITVDEVPTDTEVGIKVTGTARYSRTGQGLHRFADPSDGRTYLYSHLEPSDARRIFPCFDQPDLKVRFDVELLVPEATDAPIVALSNQPEIAREQVPGGTLVAFAQTPPLSTYLTSFAVGAYVGKHATWRADNRTIEAGVWARASMAQYVDEEFLAITLQGLSYFDEAFGFPYPWGKYDSILVPEYNLGAMENPGLVTFNERYIFRDEATRAQHATRANTILHEMSHMWFGDLVTPRWWDDLWLKESFAEFMGADASAHATDYTEAWTNFAGGRKNWAYAQDQLPTTHPIKATIPDVDAARQNFDGITYAKGAAVLKQLVHYVGRDNFYAAARDYFRTHAFSAATFDDLLAALKAHTELDLDSWAKRWLQTPGPDRLTPVLEVADGRIASLAIRTTPVLDGQPTRPHRLDVGLYRVREQRLERFALLDVLIDAEAGADVPIAQAIGLEAPDLVLLNDGDHTYATISFDERSLATIKKHLSRLDDELSRAVIWTALWNLTRDAQLPAADYVELALVHGARETNVTLATQIFANAQFAARRYTPMEQRAHVASRYADTLWDLVAAAPDGSDAKLLLTRAVIGALAAYPAAPGGATQDKAAARLRALLADDLGTLGTQERWDALAALAARGQVTDSELEAEQAADNTLTGKANYLRASHSLPRAGVKAETYEQVTTPGAFANAEVDALLDAFNAPGHDALREPFIERFFAELEGLWAQHPIEIANRLVRGLFPHTPTALELADAALARPLPDALRRVLLECRDGLRRELVAQGALARA from the coding sequence ATGCACGAAACTTCATCCACCATCAGCCTTGCCCGCGCCACCGAACGCGGCCAATCGCTGCGCATGAGCAGCCAATCCATCGCGCTTGACCTGCGCGAGATGGCCTCCTCCCCCACCTTCGGAGTAGAAACGCTGCTGCACCTTGTCACCCGCACACCAACGCTCACGATCGACTTCCTCGGCGAGAGCGTGGAACACGTGGAAGTTGACGGCACCCCGCACCCGTTTGCCTACGACGGCGCCGTGATCACCGTTGACGAGGTGCCCACCGACACCGAGGTTGGCATCAAAGTCACCGGCACCGCCCGCTACTCGCGCACCGGCCAGGGCCTGCACCGCTTCGCCGACCCCAGTGACGGGCGAACCTACCTCTACAGCCACCTGGAGCCCTCGGATGCGCGCCGCATCTTCCCCTGCTTCGACCAGCCGGACCTCAAGGTCCGCTTTGACGTCGAGCTGCTCGTCCCCGAAGCCACAGATGCGCCCATCGTCGCGCTGTCCAACCAGCCGGAGATCGCCCGCGAGCAGGTCCCCGGCGGCACGCTGGTCGCCTTCGCCCAAACCCCGCCGCTGTCCACCTACCTGACGAGCTTTGCCGTAGGCGCGTACGTCGGCAAGCATGCCACCTGGCGCGCGGATAACCGCACCATCGAAGCGGGCGTGTGGGCACGGGCCTCGATGGCGCAGTACGTCGACGAGGAATTCCTAGCAATCACCCTCCAGGGCCTGAGCTACTTCGACGAGGCCTTCGGCTTCCCCTACCCCTGGGGCAAGTACGACTCCATCCTCGTGCCCGAGTACAACCTCGGCGCGATGGAAAACCCCGGCCTGGTCACCTTCAACGAGCGCTACATCTTCCGCGACGAGGCCACTCGCGCCCAGCACGCCACCCGCGCGAACACCATCCTGCACGAGATGAGCCACATGTGGTTCGGCGACCTGGTCACCCCACGGTGGTGGGACGACCTGTGGCTGAAGGAATCCTTCGCCGAGTTCATGGGGGCGGACGCCTCCGCGCACGCCACCGACTACACCGAGGCGTGGACGAACTTCGCAGGCGGGCGCAAGAACTGGGCCTACGCCCAGGATCAGCTTCCCACCACGCACCCGATCAAGGCCACGATCCCGGACGTGGACGCCGCCCGCCAGAACTTCGACGGCATCACCTACGCCAAGGGTGCTGCGGTGCTTAAGCAGCTGGTGCACTATGTGGGGCGCGATAACTTCTACGCCGCCGCGCGCGACTACTTCCGCACGCACGCCTTTAGCGCCGCCACCTTCGACGACCTCCTGGCAGCGCTGAAGGCCCACACGGAGCTGGACCTGGACTCCTGGGCCAAGCGCTGGCTGCAAACCCCCGGCCCCGATAGGCTCACCCCGGTGCTCGAGGTTGCGGACGGCCGCATCGCCTCGCTTGCCATCCGCACCACGCCCGTGCTTGACGGCCAGCCCACCCGCCCGCACCGGCTGGATGTGGGTCTCTACCGCGTGCGCGAGCAGCGCCTGGAGCGCTTCGCGCTGCTTGATGTGCTTATCGACGCTGAAGCCGGCGCCGACGTCCCCATCGCGCAGGCCATTGGCCTAGAAGCACCCGACCTGGTACTCCTCAACGACGGGGACCACACCTACGCCACAATCTCCTTCGACGAGCGCTCTCTTGCCACCATCAAGAAGCACCTCTCCCGCCTCGACGACGAGCTCTCCCGCGCCGTGATCTGGACCGCGCTGTGGAACCTCACCCGCGACGCGCAGCTGCCCGCCGCCGACTACGTCGAGCTCGCTCTGGTACACGGCGCGCGAGAAACCAACGTCACCCTAGCCACCCAGATCTTCGCCAACGCCCAGTTCGCCGCCCGCCGCTACACCCCTATGGAGCAGCGCGCGCACGTTGCCTCCCGCTATGCCGACACGCTATGGGACCTGGTGGCAGCCGCGCCTGACGGAAGTGATGCCAAGCTGCTGCTGACCCGCGCGGTCATCGGCGCGCTGGCCGCCTACCCGGCCGCACCCGGTGGCGCGACGCAAGACAAGGCCGCCGCGCGGCTGCGGGCATTGCTTGCCGACGACCTGGGCACCCTGGGCACGCAGGAGCGCTGGGACGCACTCGCCGCCCTAGCCGCCCGCGGACAGGTCACCGACAGCGAGCTCGAGGCCGAACAGGCAGCCGACAACACGCTGACTGGCAAGGCCAACTACCTACGCGCCAGCCACAGCCTGCCACGCGCTGGGGTAAAGGCCGAAACCTACGAGCAGGTCACCACCCCGGGCGCCTTCGCCAACGCCGAGGTCGACGCGCTCCTCGACGCCTTCAACGCGCCCGGCCACGACGCATTGCGCGAGCCGTTCATCGAGCGCTTCTTCGCCGAGCTGGAAGGCCTGTGGGCCCAACACCCCATCGAGATCGCCAATCGCTTAGTCCGCGGACTGTTCCCGCACACCCCCACCGCACTTGAGCTGGCCGACGCCGCCCTGGCCCGCCCGCTTCCCGACGCCCTACGGCGCGTCCTGCTCGAGTGCCGCGACGGCCTGCGGCGCGAGCTTGTGGCCCAGGGGGCGCTGGCCCGCGCCTAG
- a CDS encoding Crp/Fnr family transcriptional regulator has translation MSANPVRRNCAKPHACPAEVRMKVLATAPLTRDLPEQQRAELDRTLTSWAWGEGEPIVLAGAEATGSYILASGRARITHDFADGREVTIDIAAPGDIIGPVSTTPAQATHSAWAMETCCALFLPAEALTEVVATYPPLALGIIRFQERQLRQYRQRESAQLGSTVEQRVAATLLRLGKRLGATQPDGARLIQARLRREDIAGMASTTIESASRAMSKMKRAGLIDSGREWVSLRDLEGLDLLAAGGDEAV, from the coding sequence ATGAGTGCGAACCCCGTCCGCCGCAATTGCGCCAAGCCCCATGCCTGCCCCGCTGAGGTGCGAATGAAGGTGCTGGCCACGGCACCGCTGACCAGAGACCTCCCCGAGCAGCAGCGCGCTGAGCTCGATCGGACGCTCACCTCGTGGGCGTGGGGCGAGGGCGAGCCCATCGTGCTCGCAGGCGCGGAAGCTACGGGCAGCTACATCCTCGCCTCCGGGCGCGCCCGCATCACCCACGACTTCGCCGATGGCCGGGAGGTCACCATCGACATCGCCGCACCCGGCGACATCATCGGCCCCGTGTCCACCACGCCCGCTCAGGCCACGCACTCGGCCTGGGCGATGGAGACCTGCTGCGCGCTCTTCCTACCCGCGGAGGCGCTCACCGAGGTGGTCGCGACCTATCCCCCACTCGCCCTCGGGATCATCCGATTCCAGGAGCGTCAACTTCGCCAGTATCGGCAGCGCGAGTCCGCCCAGCTGGGCTCCACGGTGGAGCAGCGCGTGGCTGCAACCCTGCTCCGGCTGGGCAAGCGGCTCGGCGCCACCCAGCCCGACGGCGCGCGGCTCATCCAGGCGCGCCTGCGCAGGGAGGACATCGCCGGCATGGCCTCGACAACGATCGAATCGGCATCCAGGGCCATGTCGAAGATGAAGCGCGCCGGGCTCATCGACTCCGGCCGCGAGTGGGTCTCGCTACGCGATCTCGAAGGCCTCGACCTCCTTGCCGCGGGTGGGGACGAGGCTGTTTGA
- a CDS encoding heavy-metal-associated domain-containing protein, with product MTAPATQSITLRSDEFTCPSCVKKIENKLNGLEGVAHAEVKFSSGRILVDFDPAQLGVRDLVAAVKEVGYNAKPSSF from the coding sequence ATGACCGCCCCAGCCACTCAGTCCATCACGCTACGTTCCGATGAATTCACCTGCCCCAGCTGCGTGAAGAAGATCGAAAACAAGCTCAACGGCCTCGAAGGAGTCGCCCACGCCGAGGTGAAATTCTCCTCCGGACGCATCCTCGTCGACTTCGACCCGGCACAGCTTGGCGTCCGCGACCTCGTCGCCGCGGTCAAGGAAGTCGGCTACAACGCCAAGCCGTCTAGTTTCTAA
- a CDS encoding heavy metal translocating P-type ATPase, giving the protein MNLFHKAQTWGVVAVSAALIAASWLIPQPEVADALMIAAAAVAGYRIAVSALQALRIKMVSIDLLVVVAAIGALFLHNYWESAAVTFLFALGKALEKATMNRTRRALSELVEAAPETATVLRDGAPQTVELWELVPGDTVMVRNGEQVPVDGRVLSGLGGVDEATITGESVPAEKAEGDAVYAGTWLRSGLLRIEATGIGADSTLAKIIHRVEDAQDDKARTQTFLEKFSQYYTPGVMLAAILTGLVTQNVELALTLLVIACPGALVISIPVSIVAGIGRAARDGVLIKGGEYLEAAARVDALVVDKTGTLTTGRPVLTDIVSMHPSFSEHEVLRLAATAETASEHPLAEAILAGARARGITPTLVDRAEPVTGQGITAQVDGHQVVVGSAALLDQAPKLSLGALNEQGKTAMYVGLDGAAIGIVAVADAARPEAASAIAALHERGIRVIMATGDARAVAMSIGQELGVDEIHAQLLPEHKQELVAQLQSRGYTVAMVGDGVNDTPALAQADIGVAMGAAGSPAAIETADVALMSDRLTRLPYAFELAQRTVGTMRLNISLALATVALLLAGVIAGGVTMAIGMLVHEASVLVVIGIAMLLMRPTLRAADRTQAAPAEVESPADRRRQATATRPA; this is encoded by the coding sequence ATGAACCTTTTTCACAAGGCCCAGACCTGGGGCGTGGTGGCGGTTTCGGCAGCGCTCATCGCGGCCTCGTGGCTGATCCCGCAGCCTGAGGTAGCCGACGCCCTCATGATTGCCGCGGCCGCCGTCGCGGGCTATCGCATCGCGGTCTCCGCGCTGCAGGCGCTGCGCATCAAGATGGTCTCCATTGACCTGCTGGTGGTAGTCGCCGCCATCGGTGCCCTGTTCCTTCACAACTACTGGGAATCCGCGGCGGTGACCTTCCTCTTCGCGCTCGGCAAGGCGCTGGAGAAGGCCACGATGAACCGCACCCGGCGTGCGCTTTCCGAGCTCGTGGAGGCCGCACCCGAGACCGCGACCGTGCTCCGCGACGGCGCACCGCAGACGGTGGAACTGTGGGAGCTGGTCCCCGGCGACACCGTAATGGTCCGCAACGGCGAGCAGGTTCCGGTCGACGGGCGCGTGCTCAGCGGCTTAGGCGGCGTCGACGAGGCCACGATCACGGGCGAGTCGGTGCCCGCGGAAAAGGCCGAGGGCGACGCCGTGTACGCCGGCACCTGGCTGCGCAGCGGCCTGCTGCGCATCGAGGCCACCGGCATCGGCGCGGACTCCACCTTGGCGAAGATCATCCACCGGGTGGAGGACGCGCAGGACGACAAGGCCCGCACGCAGACCTTCCTCGAGAAATTCTCGCAGTACTACACCCCGGGAGTCATGCTCGCCGCCATCCTCACCGGTCTTGTCACCCAAAACGTCGAGCTCGCCTTGACCCTGCTGGTCATCGCCTGCCCCGGCGCGCTGGTTATCTCCATTCCCGTCTCCATCGTCGCCGGGATTGGGCGCGCGGCCCGCGATGGTGTGCTCATCAAGGGCGGCGAGTACCTGGAGGCGGCCGCCCGGGTCGACGCCCTGGTCGTGGACAAGACCGGCACGCTGACCACCGGACGGCCGGTCCTCACCGACATCGTCTCCATGCACCCCTCCTTCAGCGAGCATGAGGTCCTGCGCCTGGCCGCCACCGCCGAGACGGCCTCGGAACACCCGCTGGCCGAGGCGATCCTCGCGGGGGCCCGCGCACGTGGCATCACACCCACCTTGGTCGACCGCGCCGAGCCGGTCACGGGCCAGGGAATCACGGCGCAGGTCGACGGCCACCAGGTTGTCGTCGGCTCCGCCGCCCTCCTCGACCAAGCACCCAAGCTAAGCCTTGGCGCGCTCAACGAGCAGGGGAAAACCGCCATGTACGTGGGCCTGGACGGGGCGGCGATCGGCATCGTCGCCGTCGCCGACGCCGCCCGCCCGGAGGCCGCCAGCGCCATCGCCGCGCTGCACGAGAGAGGAATCCGGGTCATCATGGCCACCGGCGACGCCCGCGCCGTCGCCATGAGCATCGGCCAGGAGCTCGGCGTCGACGAGATCCATGCGCAGCTGTTGCCCGAGCACAAGCAGGAACTTGTCGCGCAGCTGCAATCGCGCGGATACACCGTCGCCATGGTGGGCGATGGCGTCAACGACACCCCAGCGCTCGCGCAGGCTGACATCGGCGTGGCGATGGGCGCGGCCGGCTCTCCTGCCGCGATCGAAACCGCCGACGTGGCGCTCATGTCGGATCGCCTCACCCGCCTGCCCTATGCCTTCGAGCTCGCCCAGCGCACGGTTGGCACCATGCGGCTGAATATCTCCCTCGCCCTGGCCACGGTGGCGCTGCTGCTCGCTGGCGTCATCGCCGGTGGGGTCACCATGGCGATCGGCATGCTCGTTCACGAGGCCAGCGTCCTCGTCGTCATCGGCATCGCGATGCTGCTCATGCGCCCCACGCTTAGGGCAGCTGACCGCACCCAGGCTGCGCCCGCGGAAGTTGAATCACCCGCCGATAGGCGTCGGCAAGCAACGGCTACTCGCCCAGCGTGA
- a CDS encoding DUF4185 domain-containing protein: MHFSPRRNSLMAATLIVAATSMALAAPAGAQATGSSGGSSQKTANTANPVDNWVTSITAGLDVTKVGNIIGRQQTGDLGLVGSDLGVMAPIMDGEEFAIVFGDSFTAERLQGTWMSPVGVVATMGADGTITIERPLNSGTQVRQLISYTHTNMLTFLPSDIINIDGVLYMQGSWNRGIGNVDSTQIFASDDNGQTWRNAGRTSKSYMDGMGDLLSWERGPDGYIYVMSTRFQRNDPVYLSRFRPAEIGDRTKWQLYDPASRSWGSTASPVIYTNVEAGEMSLRYIDGYWVLVLFNEKTMAIEVRAARSITADWDSIIPANVVIAGTGGWGAAQTASNFTQLYGGFIVPGSTLSNMNILVSQWNTGDNSVYTTTQFNVKGLEKYFGMTPQLERSGQPSLEVTETVMEQITLGE; the protein is encoded by the coding sequence ATGCACTTTTCCCCTCGCCGAAACTCACTGATGGCCGCCACCCTCATCGTGGCGGCCACGAGCATGGCACTGGCCGCACCGGCGGGTGCCCAGGCCACAGGATCTTCGGGCGGGTCCTCCCAGAAGACGGCAAATACCGCTAACCCGGTGGACAATTGGGTCACGTCGATTACCGCAGGGCTGGATGTGACCAAGGTCGGAAACATTATCGGCCGCCAGCAAACCGGCGACCTTGGGCTGGTCGGCAGCGACCTGGGTGTCATGGCGCCGATCATGGACGGGGAAGAATTCGCCATCGTCTTCGGCGATTCCTTCACCGCCGAGCGGCTGCAGGGCACGTGGATGAGCCCGGTTGGTGTGGTGGCCACGATGGGTGCGGACGGCACCATCACCATCGAGCGCCCGCTCAACTCCGGCACGCAGGTTCGTCAGCTCATCAGCTACACCCACACCAATATGCTGACCTTCCTGCCCTCGGACATCATCAACATCGACGGGGTGCTGTACATGCAAGGTAGCTGGAACCGCGGCATCGGGAACGTGGACTCCACTCAGATCTTCGCCTCCGATGACAACGGCCAAACCTGGCGCAATGCAGGGCGCACCTCAAAGAGCTACATGGACGGCATGGGCGATCTCCTGTCCTGGGAGCGCGGTCCGGACGGCTACATCTACGTGATGTCCACCCGTTTCCAGCGCAATGACCCGGTCTACCTGTCGCGCTTTAGGCCGGCAGAGATCGGCGATCGCACCAAGTGGCAGCTCTACGATCCCGCCTCCCGCTCGTGGGGATCGACGGCCAGCCCGGTGATCTATACCAACGTCGAAGCCGGGGAGATGTCTCTGCGCTATATCGACGGCTACTGGGTGCTCGTGCTCTTTAACGAAAAGACGATGGCGATCGAGGTGCGCGCGGCCCGCAGCATCACCGCCGATTGGGACTCGATCATCCCGGCCAACGTGGTCATCGCCGGTACCGGCGGCTGGGGTGCCGCCCAGACCGCAAGCAACTTCACGCAGCTCTACGGCGGTTTCATCGTGCCGGGTTCCACGCTGTCGAACATGAACATCCTGGTCTCTCAGTGGAACACCGGCGACAACTCCGTCTATACCACCACTCAGTTCAACGTCAAGGGGCTGGAGAAGTACTTCGGCATGACCCCGCAGCTGGAGCGCTCAGGCCAGCCAAGCCTCGAGGTCACCGAAACCGTCATGGAGCAGATCACGCTGGGCGAGTAG
- a CDS encoding acyl-CoA carboxylase subunit beta yields the protein MSLNTTADKLADLRARLEKAQDPGSERARAKRDEAGRTTPRQRINRLLDKGSFVEIGALGRTPDDPEAPYSDGVVTGYGRIDGRPVAVYAHDKTVYGGSVGETFGRKVCEVMDMAIKIGCPVIGIQDSGGARIQDAVTSLAMYSEIARRQLPLSGRSPQISIMMGKSAGGAVYAPVTTDFVIAVDGEAEMYVTGPAVIKEVTGEEITSAELGGARQQELNGNVSYVARDEEDAFNWVHDLLDRLPLTCNDPAPEYWAPADEDVAGDEALDKFMPDDTNAGYDMHTLLDKLFDSDDVQEIQPNFAPNIITAFARVDGRSVGVVANQPLEFAGCIDADAADKAARFIRICDAYNIPLIFVVDTPGYLPGVQQEQVGLIHRGAKLAFALVEATVPKISLIVRKAYGGAYAVMGSKNLTGDINLAWPTAQIAVMGSAAAVVMIQGKQLAQIEDENQRNYMKKVFMDFYDENMTSPYVAAERGYLDAIIEPNQTRIMLRQALRQLADKQEKDLEKKHTISPM from the coding sequence GTGAGCCTGAACACCACAGCCGATAAGCTGGCGGATTTACGTGCCCGTCTGGAAAAGGCACAGGATCCGGGCAGCGAACGCGCCCGCGCTAAGCGCGATGAGGCCGGGCGCACCACCCCGCGTCAGCGCATCAACCGGCTGCTGGACAAAGGCTCCTTCGTCGAGATCGGTGCCCTCGGGCGCACCCCGGATGACCCGGAGGCACCGTATTCCGACGGCGTGGTGACCGGCTATGGCCGCATTGACGGGCGTCCCGTCGCGGTCTACGCCCACGATAAGACCGTCTACGGTGGCTCCGTCGGCGAAACCTTCGGCCGCAAGGTCTGTGAGGTCATGGACATGGCGATTAAGATCGGCTGCCCGGTCATCGGCATTCAGGATTCCGGCGGCGCCCGCATCCAGGACGCGGTGACCTCGCTGGCCATGTACTCAGAGATCGCCCGGCGCCAACTTCCGCTGTCCGGGCGCAGCCCGCAAATCTCCATCATGATGGGCAAGTCCGCCGGTGGCGCGGTGTATGCCCCGGTGACCACGGACTTCGTCATCGCCGTCGATGGTGAGGCCGAGATGTATGTCACCGGCCCCGCCGTGATCAAGGAGGTCACCGGCGAGGAGATCACCTCCGCCGAACTCGGCGGCGCGCGACAGCAAGAGCTCAACGGCAACGTCTCCTACGTCGCCCGCGATGAGGAAGACGCCTTCAACTGGGTCCACGACCTGCTCGATCGCCTGCCGCTGACCTGCAACGATCCGGCACCGGAATATTGGGCGCCTGCCGACGAGGACGTTGCCGGTGACGAGGCTTTGGACAAGTTCATGCCGGACGACACCAACGCCGGCTATGACATGCACACCCTGCTGGACAAGCTCTTCGACAGCGATGACGTCCAGGAGATCCAGCCGAACTTCGCACCGAATATCATCACCGCCTTCGCGCGCGTCGACGGACGCAGCGTGGGTGTTGTCGCCAACCAGCCGCTCGAGTTCGCTGGGTGCATCGACGCCGACGCCGCCGACAAGGCAGCCCGCTTCATCCGCATCTGCGACGCCTACAACATCCCGCTCATCTTCGTGGTGGATACCCCCGGTTACCTGCCGGGTGTTCAGCAGGAGCAGGTTGGCCTCATCCACCGTGGTGCCAAGCTGGCGTTCGCCCTCGTGGAGGCCACCGTGCCGAAGATTTCGCTCATCGTGCGCAAGGCCTACGGCGGAGCCTATGCCGTCATGGGTTCGAAGAATCTGACCGGCGATATCAACCTGGCCTGGCCGACTGCGCAGATCGCGGTGATGGGCTCGGCGGCGGCCGTGGTGATGATCCAGGGCAAGCAGCTCGCCCAGATCGAGGACGAGAACCAGCGCAACTACATGAAGAAAGTCTTCATGGACTTCTACGATGAGAACATGACCAGCCCCTATGTCGCCGCCGAGCGTGGCTACCTAGATGCCATCATCGAGCCAAACCAGACCAGGATCATGCTGCGCCAGGCACTGCGCCAGCTTGCGGACAAGCAGGAAAAGGATCTGGAAAAGAAGCACACCATTTCGCCCATGTAG